GATCAGCGCACAGCACGCGTCCACGCGGCGGCGTGAGGCGGCGAGGGCGATGCTGAGCGGCCCGAGGAACTCCAAGGTCACCGCGAGGCCGAGGCCGATGCGGTCGATGGCGCTGTACAGGGACAGGTTCATTGTTCCGAACACCAAGGCCAACAGCAGGACAGGCCACCACTGCTCCTTGGTGAAGGTGCGCAGACGGGGCCGGCCAACGGCCACCAGGACGATCGCAGCGACATACTGGCGTACGGCGACGACACCTATAGGGCCGAGAACGGGGAAGGCCAGGGAGCCGATCGCGGCGCCGGTCTGGTTGGACAGGCCGCTGCCGAGCATGGTCACCACGCCGGCCAGGCGCTTTCCGAAGGGTTTCGGGGCGGAGGGCGACGTGACGGTTTGGTGCGCGGGTCCTGCCGAGCGTCCGGGGGCTGCTTGCATGCCCCGATCCTGCGACCACACGGGCCATGTACAAAATGCATCAGCCTCGCTATCTATACGCTTGGGTCATGGATGTGGAGCTACGGCAGTTGCGCTGTCTCGTCGCGATCGTCGACGAGGGCAGCTTCACCGACGCCGCCATCGCGCTAGGAGTCTCCCAGGCCGCCGTGTCCCGCACGCTGGCCTCCCTCGAACGCGCCCTCGGTGTACGGCTGCTGCGGCGGACCTCCCGTGAGGTGAGTCCCACGGGGACAGGGCTGCGCGTGGTGGGGCATGCCCGGCGTGTGCTCGGAGAGGTGGACGATTTGGTTCGGGAGGCCACCTCAGGTCATGCCTACCTTCGGGTCGGTTACGCCTGGTCTGCTGTCGGCCGCCATACGCTGGCTTTTCAGCGCCGCTGGGCCGAGCTGCGCCCCGAGACGGAACTGCAGCTCGTCCGCGTCAACTCCTCCACAGCCGGGCTGGCGGAGGGGGCCTGCGACCTGGCCGTGGTACGCAGGCAACTGGACGACCGCCGCTTCGACTCCGCCATCGTGGGGTTGGAAAGGCGATTGTGCGCCGTGGCGTCCGACGATCCCTTCGCCCGGCGCCGCTCCGTGAGACTCGCCGACTTCGGCGGGCGAACGCTGCTGATCGACCGGAGGACGGGCACCACCATGACGGAGCTGTGGCCGCCGGACTCCCGTCCGGCGACCAAGGAGACGAACGACGTCGACGACTGGCTGACCGCGATCTCCGTCGGACGCTATGTGGGTATGACGGCCGAGTCGACCGCGCACCAGTACCCGCGTCCCGGCATCGTCTACCGGCCGGTGCGCGACGCCGAGCCGATCGCGGTGCGGCTCGCCTGGTGGCGGGACGACCCGCATCCCGCTACCCAGGCCGCGATCGAGCTGCTCACGACGCTCTACCGGGCGGGATGACCAGATGTGCGTCATGTCAGCGCGGCCATCCCGTGGCGAACCGACGGACGCTCTCAACGGTGCCCTTCGGGGCGGCGTTCGCTTGCGTGATCGTGTCACCAGCCGGCACTTGGTGTGCCCCTGCCCTGAGCGCGTCGGTTGTGTGCAGCCAGGCAGCAGCTTGCTAGTCACATCTCCGGCGTTGCAGGGCGGCCCCGCATCTGATGGGCAGAGTGCTCGACCGGGCCTGGCTACGGGGCCTCTTCCTTCCCTGACGCTGCGCCATCCATGCTCGCCGGGCCACCCCTCCTCGCCGGACGGCAAAGCCCCACACCTATTGCATGGTGTCCAAGATCGTGACCAACTGCTCCCGAGTGGTCGTGGGATTGACGATGGCGAACCGGGTGACCGGCGCCCCCTGGTGAGAACTCGGGACCACGAGGGCGACCTGATCCTCGAGCAAGCGGTCCGACCAGGCGGCGTAGTCAGCGGCGGTCCAGCCCTCGCGCCGGAAGACGACCACCGAGAGTTCGGGGTCGCGCACCAGGGCCAGATGAGGCCTCACGGCGATCTCGGCCGCGATCTCCCGGCCAGGGCAAGACAACGCGAGATGGCTTCGCGGTATGCAGTGGCACCGTGCGTGGCCAGCGAGAACCACATAGGCAGTCCGCGGGCACGGCGGGTGAGATGAACGGCGTAGTCCGCGGGTTCCAGCCCGGAGTGCCATCGAGGACCTCGAGGTACTCCGCGTCCTGGGCGTGGGCCGACCGAGCCGCTCGGGGGTCGCGGTACAGCAGGGCGCACGCGTCGAAGGGCGCGAACCCCAGCCATTTGTGCGGGTCGACGGTCAGGGAGTCCGCCTCCTCCACGCCCCGGAACAGCTCCCGGCGTTCCGCGACCAGCATCGCCGCTCTCGCGCTGGTCCTGGCGATCGGCAAACGCCGCGACGACCAAGACCGGCCCCCGCGCGGCCAGTCCCCCACCGTGTCTCCTCCCCGAGATTCGCGGCGGATGATCCAGAAGGCTACCGAGCGCGGTCGTGATCGGCGATACGACGCTCTGCTCGATCAGTGACCTGACCTTGCGGACGCGCGCCAGTGCTGGGCCAGAGTGAGGTGGCCCGTCATATCGCTGGGCGGGCCGCACAGGAAGCCGCCAACCTCGCGGATGGCACGCTCTCTGCGGAGCCATGCTCGTCTCGGAGCCCGCGGCACTGCGGTGTGCCGAGGCTTGCGCCACACCCATGTCCGGTCGCGCGGTGCAAGGATGTAAAGGTGGACGAAGCACGAGGAACCGCTTCGCTGCGACTGGCGCTGCAGCAGACCGTAGCCGCCCTCGGTGCCGTCGGCGGCACGGTGTACCTGTGCTTCGACGGGCCTGAAGGCAGTCGGCGCCTGGGAGCAGCGGTGACCAGCGGAACACCCGGCGACTCCTCCCTTCTCCCGGAGGCGGCACGCATCGTCACTGAGCAGTGTGCATCGTGAAGTTGCAGGTCGCGGGTCTGGTGTGCGCGGGGTTCGCGATACTCGTGCCGGTCGCGGGTGGATGACTTCGGTGAAGATCGTCGGTCATCGGGAGACTTCGCGGTTCGTCAGGACCAGCAGGGCCCTGACCAGGATGGTCGCCCACTTCGGGTCGGTGCGGACCTTGCCGAGGAACCCGCCAGTTCTTGAGATGGGCGAAGCCGTGCTCGACCGGGGCCCGGACGCGGCCAGTGCCTTGTTGGACAGTTTCTGCCCTCGGGTCAGGGGCCGGTTACGGGCGGCCTTGTAGCCGGTGATCACCGTCGGGTCGGTGTCCGGGCCACTGTCGTCGAGGCCGACGAAGCCCAGGTCGGCGATGGCGCCGAGCCCGGCCGCCCGCAGTTTCGCGGTGAGCTGGTCGTGGCGGCAGGCGGTGATCTCCGAAGATCGTCCGGGGCGGGCCGCCGAGACCCACAGCAGGCGGCCCCGGTCGTCGGTGAGCGCGATCACCAGCAGGCCATGGCATTTGTGCTTGCCGGAGTAGTCCTTCCGGTTCGCCGTGCCGGTGCGCCGCCGGGTCCGTATCAGGGTGCCGTCGAGCAGAACCACCCCGCCACCCGTTCGGGCGATCTTCTTGAGTGCGCGGTCCAGGCGCGGGGCGCGGGCGGCGAGCAGGCCGACGGCCTCCCGCACCCACCGGGTGATGGTGGTGCGGTGCACTGCGTTCCCGCCGGTGAGGTCACCGGGCCGCTGGTCACAGCGCAGCACCGCCAGCACGATGCCGGCGATCTTCACCGCGGGCAGGGCCCGCCACCGCGAACCGATCTTCTTCAAGTGGCCGCGTATCACGGTGGCGAGGTAGTTCAGGGTGGCGCTCGACAGCGGCAGGCGGGCGGTGCAGACAAGGCCGTCAGGGCCCTCGACGGGGCTGGTGTTGTTCTTCACGAAACACGTCAACTGCCGTCGGGGGCCCGCCGGTTACGCCCCGACTCTCCGTCCCGGTGTGGCTACCGGCGTGCGGTGAACCGTCCGTCGGGCCGTTTGTGCAGCCAGCCGCGATCGGCGAGCCTGGTCATCTTCGCGCGCAGCGGTTCCAGCTTCCCGCGCGCTGCCGTCTCAAGTCCCAGTTCCTCGCCCACCGTCCTGACCTGCACCGGCCGGTCCGCGGCCCGTACGATCGCCAGGATCTTGCGGTAATCGCCGGGCAGCGCGGCCTCGTCGAGGCCCTCGCCGCGGTGCGGGATCAGCAGGACCGCCCTTCCCGCCACCCGGGCGGGCGCCGGGGAGGAGGCCACGGCGCTTTCCGCTTCGGCCCGGTCCTGCTCGGCCAGCCGGTTCAGGACCCGCTCGGCGACCAGCAGTTCCTCCCGCTCGGCCTGGACTTCCTGCTGCTGCTTGGCCAACTCCTCGGCGAGCGCGTCCAGTTCGCTCCGGCGAGCGGTGATCCGCTCCAGGTCTCCCATACCCTGCACCCTCCCGCGATCTCACCGCGTACCGCTCCGGTCACGGATCGTAGGAGCGGTCCCGAGACGAGCGCAGCGGAACCCGAGAACCGCCTCAGCCGACAGGGCAGACGATCTTCACCATGGACACCCGCCGCCGACCGGCACGAGCACGGCAACTCGCCCGCACACCAGCCCACCTCACCTGCACGTTTCACGATGCACGGATCTCACTGAGGCGGCCACCGCCCGGGCGATCCGCGCCGCAAAGTGGTGTGGCTGCCGACGGCACTCGGTCGGTCCTTCGCCGCACACACAGGTGTGGCAGCTGTTCCGCTGTGCCGCGAGGGACGCATGGTCGGAGTGATGGCCATCCTGACCACCCGGCCAGGGCCGCTCACCGCCGTGGAGAAGAGCCGCCTCGAAGTGGCGGCCCGGTCGGTCGCAGACCGGCTGGGGCCCGGCACGGGAGACCAGCACGCCGCACCACCACCCCTCTGGGAGGCACGGGAAACCGTCCGTGTCGGGGCATGGGACTGGAACATACACACCGGCGACATCGTCTGGGACGACGAGATGCCCCTCGTGCTCGGCATCTCGCCGGACTTCTTCGACGGGCGGATCGAGACTTGGCGCAGGCTGATCCATCCCCAGGACTTGCCGACCGTGGTGACCCAGGCGGAGCAGGCCCTGCGTCAAGGCGGAGAGTACATGGTCAGGCACCGAGTGCGACGTCCCGACGGCAGCGTGGGGTGGGTAGAGGCCAGGGGCCGGATCATCGAGGGAGACGATGGCAGGCCGGCCCGTATGGTGGGCCGCCTGTGGGAGACCACCGAAGCGCGGGCTGCATGGGACTCGGTCGGCCGCGCGCTGCAGCACATGAGCGACGGCTTCCTCGCAGTCGACTCGTCCGGGCGGATCATGTATGTCAACGAACGGGCGCAGGAACTTCTCGGCCCCTCGGGCGACCTCAGTGGCCGAGCGTTGTGGGAGCTGCCGGCGGTCGGAGTGCCCGGTCTCGAGGCGCGGTGTCGCAGGGCTGCGGTAGACAACATCGCCACAGGTCTCGATGTGCGGTCGCCGACCAGCCGGCGCTGGTACCACCTGCGGATCATCCCCGTGCCCGACGGTTGGACGGTCTATCTGAGCGACGTCACGGAGAAGCGGGAGAAGCGGGCCAGGCATGCCGCCGAGGAGCGCGCGGCCGCCGAGCGCACCGCACGCATCGGGGGGCTGACCAGGGCGCTGGCCGAGGCGCTCACCGTGCAGGACGTGGTCAGTGCCGTCGCAGAGCGGGTGCTGCCGCTCTTCGGAGCCACCGGGCTGATCGTGCAGGCCTTCGGCCCCGGCGGGGTCCAGACTGTCGAATCGGTCGGTTACCCCCGCTCGTACGTCGACCGGCTTCGCGACCAGCCTGAGAACAGCCCTCTCAACCAGGCGCTCCGCGACGGTGTGCCGAAATTCATCGACTCACCGCAGGAGCTTCAGGCCCACTTTCCCGGGCTGGGCGCCTTCGCGGCCTTGGGGGGAAAGCGCGCATGGGCCTTTCTTCCGCTTCTGGTCTCCGGGCGCGTCGTGGGCGGTTGCGTCATCTCCTTCAACCGACCGCGCCGCCTCAAGGATGCTGAGCGTGGGCTGCTGATCGCGCTGAGCGGACTGCTGGCTCAGACCCTTGAGCGGGCCCGGCTGTACGACGCCGAGCACCATCGCGCACAGGAATTGCAGCGTGGACTGCTTCCGCGCGCATTGCCGTTGCTGCCCGCGGTCACCGCCGCCGCTTGCTACCATCCCGCCAGCGAGGGCGCGCTCGGCGGCGACTGGTACGACGTCATCCCTCTGTCCGGCGATCGCGTCGCGCTGGTCATCGGCGACGTCATGGCCCACGGTCTGTCGGAGGCAGCCACCATGGGCCGACTGCGCACCGCGGTGCACGCCTTCGCCGGTCTCGAAGTGCCTCCCGACGAGGTGCTGTCGCACCTCAACGACCTGGTCAGCGATCTGGGCGAAGACTTCTACGCCACCTGCCTGTACGCCTTGTATGACCCCGCAACCGGAACCTGTGTCACCTCCTGCGCCGGGCACCCCCCGCCGGCCGTGGTGGACCCCGACGGCACGGTCCGTCTCCTCGACCTGGCAGCCGATCCGCCGCTGGGAGCGGCCATACCCCCGTTCGAGACCACCGAACTGGTGCTGCCCGAGGGCAGCCTCCTGGTGCTCTACACAGACGGGTTCGTAGAGTCCGCTCATCGCGACATCGACGCCGGCATCGCGGAGCTGACTGCCGCCCTCGCCATCCCATCGGACACCACGAGGCCTGCGTCAGAGCCGGCCGGGCAGCGCACGTGGTCGGACGGGCAGGAGCAGACGAACGAGGTCGAGCGTCTGGACCAGCTGTGTGCCTCGCTCACTTCCGCCATGCTCCCCGAACTCGAGCACACAGATGACGACGCGGCCGTGCTCGTCGCCCGTGTCCATGCGCTGCCCGCTGAGACCATGGCCACCTGGACGCTTCCAGAGGATCCGGTCGCGGCCGGCCAGGCCCGCGCGCACATCCGCAGCCAACTGGCTGAATGGCAGCTGGACGACTTGGTGATGACGACGGAGTTGCTCGCCAGCGAGATGGTGGGCAACGTCGTGCGCCATGCCAAGGGCCCGCTGCGACTACGGCTCGTCCGCAGCCGGGCCCTCATCTGCGAGGTCTATGACGGTAGCCTCACCACCCCCCGCATCCGCCGTGCCCGGGACACCGACGAAGGTGGACGCGGACTCCAGTTGATCGCCGCGCTCAGCCAACGCTGGGGCGTCCGCTACATGTTCGACGGCAAGTGCATCTGGACCGAGCAGCCGCTGCCTGACGCTCCGCCCACGCACACGGCAGGCCTTGCCAAGGGCTGACCACCAGATGCGCCGCCCAGGAGGGCGCACGCGAGACACGCGGCCCGGGCCAGGGGGCGGCTGCCCGTGATCTTCGTCCGTGGTCGTCCGTGTGAAGACAGAGCTACTGAAGCTCGGCCAACGGACTCCGGCGGCGGATCGAGCAGAAGTCGGCGCCGTAAGGGGCGGAGAGAAAACAGGGGGCGACAACAACGATGTGGCGCTGAAGTGGGTGATCTGCCCAAGCGGCTCGGCTGGGCCGGGCCTCGCGCCGGGTGGTCGGGCCATCGCCGAGAAGGCAACCGCAGCGCCGCGGTGGCCTCCCTGTCCGCTCCGCGCGAGCGGGCAGTCCACGCGACAAGCCCCGAACTGCGGGGCCGCGCCGGAACTCAACGCCCTGAACACCACCCTCGGCTGCGAGGGCTGGCCGGTCGGGGGGCACTCCAGTCCGGCCCGGTCCCTCAGCGGCTCTTCCACCCCGGTACGGCTGGTGCAGAGCCGCTACGACAACGCCACCCCCACCGCCCTGGGCGAGGTCCGTGGCCCGGCAGTTGGGCACGGGCCGTGACACCTCAGACGCTGGCTTCACGCCTCGGAGACGCTGACCACATCGATCATGCGGTTCAGTCTGGCGCGGGCCCGGGCCACATCGGCCTGGGCCACTCTGATCTCGGCGGTGGCCCGCGCCACGTCCGCCACCGCGTACGACAGTGCGGTAACCGACGTGCTGCTCAGCGAGGCAGCGATCCGCCCCAAGGCCCCTCGGCTGTGCCGAAGCGTGACGGTGAGGGTGCGGGATACGTTCTCCGGGGCCGTGGGGCGGGAGACGCGGGAGTCGTCGTGTTGCATGGCGAGTTGTTTCCTGTCTGGTCTTCTCGGCCGGGTGAGGCCGCTTGTGTCAGGGGCGCGGGTAGCGAAAACAAAAAGACCCCTCGCGGAATGCGAGAGGTCTGCGTGCGGACGACGGGTAACCGGGGATCTTCCTGGTCAGCTCCGGGTCGGCACGCTGCCACTAATAATCGGGTGGCGCTGCATAGTCGGGATCTTTCCACGACCTGACTGCCGCAGAAAGGGTCATCTCAGGATACGGATGGCGGTGAGTCCTAGTCTTCATGGCATTGCCTCGCTCGGCATCCGCGGTCGGATCCGGCTCGTGACACAACCGCGCTGACCACACTGCCGGGCGCACAGCCGGAGAGAGTCGCGTCCTCCAGCTACGCGCCTTCAGACAGTTGGGGTGACGCTGGCGCCGCGCCAGTTGGTCAGGGTGACGTTGGGGTCGTCGACGAGAGAGGGGAAGAGGAAGGAGTCCACGATCGCGGCTGCCCCGTCAACCCACCGAGGCTCCATGTGAGCGTCGTCGGCCCAGGAATCGCGAACTGCAGGGGTGATGGCGACCGGGCCAGCAGGGTGTCCGCGCCGGGGAGGACGAGAGGCAGCTCCTCCTCGGTCGCATACACGGTGTCCACGAGCTTCTCGATACGTTCGGCGCCGGGTGGCACGCTGCCACGGTGCAGAAACGACGAGTTGGTCAACCACGTCCGCCTCCGCTCGGGACGGTGCCGGTCAAGCGGCCTCACCTCCGGTGGGGGCGATACCCGCAGTGGTCTCCACCGACAGCAGGGCGTTCTGCCGTCCGGAGCCGAGCCAGCGCACCACGGCCACCAGGGCGAGGGCGAGGATCGCGAAGGCGATGAGAATCGCGCTGACCGCGGTCACGCTGGGATCGATGTCGAAGGTCAGGGAGTTGTAGACCTGCACCGGCAGGGTGACGGTGTTGATCGAGGACAGGAACTGGGAGATGTAGAACTCGTCGAAGCTGGTGATGAAGGAGAAGACCGCTGCCGCGATCATGCCGGGGGCGGCGAGGGGGAAGGTGATCCGCCGGGCGATCGTCATGCGCCCGGCGCCCATGCTGGCCGCGGCGTCCTCCAGTCGCTCGTCGATCCCGCGCAGGGTCGCCACCAGGATCAGTACCGCGATCGGTGAGGCCAGCACGGTGTGGCCGAGGGCGATGGCGAGCGGGCTGCCCAGCATGGAGGCGGGCTCGAAGAGCAGGAACAGGCCCAGGGCGGTGACGATCTGCGGGATGAGCAGCGGTCCGAGGACCAGGGCGTAGACCGCGGAGCGCAGCGGCAGTTCGCTGCGGGTCAGCGCGGTCGCCGCGGTCACGCCGATGATCAGCGAGAACACGGTGCTGAGGCAGGCGATGAGCGCGCTCATCGACATTGCGGCCGGCCACTTGCTGCCATCGGCGAACAGCGCCTTGTACCAGGTCAGCGTCCAGGAGTCCGGCGGGAAGGAGCCGAAGGCGTTGCTGCTGAAGGAGGTGACGAGAATGACGACGATCGGCAGCGCCAAAAACAGCAGGATCACGGTGGCGACCGCGGTCAGGACGATCCGTCCGGTGAGTGTGCTGCGCAGCTCCATCATGACGTGCTCCTCTTTTTGGCGCTGGCACCGAGGGACGTGACGAGCTTGACCAGCAGCAGTCCGGCGAAGGTCATCAGCAGCAGGACGACGCCCTCGGCGGCCGCCCCGTTCCACTGGTTCTGCTTCATCACCTGCTGGTTGATCAGGGTGGCGATCATCGTCTGCTGCGGGCCGCCCATCAGGGCCGGGGTGATGTAGTAGCCCAGCGAGAGGATGAAGCTGAGCAGGCCCGCGCTGGCCAGGCCAGGGGCGACCAGCGGCAGGTAGACCCGGCGGAAGATGGTCACGCGCCCGGCGCCCATGCTGGCCGCGGCGGCAAGCAGGCGGCGGTCCACGCCGCGCATCACGCCGTACAGCAACAGCACGGTGTAGGGCAGCATCACCGAGGTGGTGCCGATGACCACGCCGATCTCGTTGTAGAGCAACTGGAACGGCGCCCCGGGAACCCACAGATGGGCCATGGTCTCGTTCACCAGGCCCTTGTCGCCGAGCAGGATGATCCAGCCGTACGTGCGGACCAGGGCGCTGATGAAGTGCGGGACGACCACGATCAGCATGGCCACACCGGCCCACAGGGGCTTGAGCCGGGAGATCGCGTTCGCCAGGACGAACCCGAAGACGAGACTGAACAGCGCCGTCTCCGCGGAGATCCGCACCGTGGTGAACAGGACCGAGAGGTTGACGCCCGTCAGCGCCTCGGCGTACCAGTGCAGGGTGAGCGAGCCGTCGGTGTTCTTCAGGCTGAGAAACAACGTGCTGAAGATGGGGTAGACGAACAGCACCAGCAGAAAGACGACGACCGGCAGGGCGTAGAGGAGGCCGACCCGGGTCCTGCGGGAGGCCAGGCACTTGCGCGGACGGGCGGGGGCGGTGGCGGTGAGGGCGGCCATTTTGCTCAACCTCCCTGTTCGGTGGGGAAGAGGTTGACGTCCTCCGGGTCGGCGGTGATCCCGATCCGCTCGCCGGTGACGGGTCCGCGGCCGGCGGGTACTTCCAGGCGCAGCAGCGGCGCGTCCCCGCCGTCGACCCGTACGCCGGCGCGCACCAGAGTGCCCACATACGCGGCGGTCTCCACCGTGCCCGCGCAGAAGCCTTCGTCCAGGGCGCAGGCCCGCAATCGGCCCGGCTGGACGGCGACCTTGACCTGGGTTCCCGAGGCCAGGTCGTGGCGGCGTGCCTTCAGCAGGCCGCCGGACTGGTCCAGGCGGACCACGGTGTGCTCGTCGGTGTTCTGCAGCACATGGCCGGGGAGGAAATTGGCCGCGCCGAGGAAGTCCGCGACGAACGGGGTCCTCGGGCGTTCGAACAGTTCCCTGGGCGTGTCGAACTGCTCGATCAGGCCGTTGCGCATCACCGCGATGCGGTCGGACATGACCAGCGCCTCCTCCTGATCGTGCGTCACATAGATGACGGTCAGACCGAGTTCCTGCTGAATGGTCTTGATCTCGACCTGGAGCTGGTCGCGGAGCTTCTTGTCCAGGGCGCCGAGCGGCTCGTCCATGAGGATGACCGGCGGCCGGTAGACCAGCGCGCGGCAGAGGGCGACGCGCTGCTGTTGACCGCCGGACAGCTCACGGGGCTTGCGGTTGCCGAAGCCGGACAGACCGGCGATCTCCAGCGTCTCCCAGACCCGCCTGCGGATCTCGTCCTTCGGCACTCCGCGCAGCGTGAGCGGGAAGGCGACATTCTCATGGACGGTCATGTGCGGGAAAAGCAGGTACTGCTGGAAGACGAAACCGAGGTTGCGTTTCTGCGGGGCGAACCGCGTGACGTCGCGGCCGCCGACGGTGATGGTGCCGGAGTCGGGTTCGCAGAACCCGGCGATCATCATCAGGGTCGTGGTCTTGCCCGACCCCGAGGCGCCGAGGAAGGTGACGAACTCCCCGGCGGCGATCTCCATGGACGCCTCGTCGACGGCGACGACGTCCCCGTACGTCTTGCGCAGGGCGACTACCGACAGCGCTTTGCCGGTCGTGGTGGCCGGCTTGCCGCCGGCCACCTCGACGGACGGTGCTGCCACACCGAATTCAGCCACGAGCCCACTCCAACCAACGCTTGTTGACGGCGGCTTCGTTCTTGAGCCACCAGTCGACGTCCAGGTCGAAACCCTTGTCGTAGTACTGCGGCGCACCGACGAGTGAATTGCGCTCCTCCTCGGTGAGCTTGCCGTAGACCACCGGGGAAGACGGGCTCGACGGGAAGAGCTTGACCAGGCTGGCCTGGACCTCGGGGCGCAGCGAGTAGTCCATGAGCTGGTAGGCGGCGTCCACGTGGGCCGCGCCCTTGGCGATGCCGTACCCCTGGAACTGGCGGCGGGCGCCGTTGAGCTGCCTCGCGACCGGGACGCCCTGCTTCTGCAAAACGGCGAGCCGGCCGTCCCAGACGGTGGACATCGTCACTTCCTGACGACTGAGGAGCACACCCGGGAGAGGGCCGCTGTCCCAGAACTTCTTGATGTCGGACCGCAGCCGGCTCAGCACCTTGAAGGCGCGGTCCACGTCGAGCGGGTACAGCTTGTCCATCGGGACGCCGTCCGCCAGCAGCGCGAACTCCAGCTCCGGCAGGTCGCCGTCCGCGCTGCACATCGAACGGCTGCCCTTGAACGCCCTGGTGTCCCAGAAGTCCGCCCACGACTCCGGCTTCTTGCCGCCGAAGGCGTCGGTACGGTACCCCATGCAGTTGGCGTAGAGGCTGTAGGCGACGGCATGGCCGGTGACCTGGGGCTCGGGGATCTTCGCGCTCTTCAGGCTCTTGATCCGGTCCAGGTCCAGCTTCTCCAGGGCGTCCAGGGCCGTGAACTTGGCGAGGTCCATCATCCCGATGTCGATGAGATCGAACTGGGGACGGCCCTGCTTGAACTGCGCCAGCATCTGGGTGCCCTCGACGTTGGTGACCTGGACATTGATGCCAGTCTCCGCGGTGAACGGCGTGAAGATCGCCTTCTGGCAGGCGTCGCCCCAGGAACCGCCGCTGTTGCGGACGACCACCGTCTTGCCGCCGCCCTTGCCGCCGCCGGACGCGGCGCGGCTGGTGCCGCTGCCACAGGCGGCGAGCGTCGGCAGGGCGGCAGCGGCGGCGAGACCGCCGGCGGTGCGGAAGAGAGTTCTGCGGCCTATCCGTTGTGCTTCCATCGGAGCGTCTCCTGCGATGCGGAGTGGA
This is a stretch of genomic DNA from Streptomyces hawaiiensis. It encodes these proteins:
- a CDS encoding LysR family transcriptional regulator, with amino-acid sequence MDVELRQLRCLVAIVDEGSFTDAAIALGVSQAAVSRTLASLERALGVRLLRRTSREVSPTGTGLRVVGHARRVLGEVDDLVREATSGHAYLRVGYAWSAVGRHTLAFQRRWAELRPETELQLVRVNSSTAGLAEGACDLAVVRRQLDDRRFDSAIVGLERRLCAVASDDPFARRRSVRLADFGGRTLLIDRRTGTTMTELWPPDSRPATKETNDVDDWLTAISVGRYVGMTAESTAHQYPRPGIVYRPVRDAEPIAVRLAWWRDDPHPATQAAIELLTTLYRAG
- a CDS encoding pyridoxal-dependent decarboxylase, coding for MLVAERRELFRGVEEADSLTVDPHKWLGFAPFDACALLYRDPRAARSAHAQDAEYLEVLDGTPGWNPRTTPFISPAVPADCLCGSRWPRTVPLHTAKPSRVVLPWPGDRGRDRREASSGPGARPRTLGGRLPARGLDRR
- a CDS encoding SpoIIE family protein phosphatase; this encodes MAILTTRPGPLTAVEKSRLEVAARSVADRLGPGTGDQHAAPPPLWEARETVRVGAWDWNIHTGDIVWDDEMPLVLGISPDFFDGRIETWRRLIHPQDLPTVVTQAEQALRQGGEYMVRHRVRRPDGSVGWVEARGRIIEGDDGRPARMVGRLWETTEARAAWDSVGRALQHMSDGFLAVDSSGRIMYVNERAQELLGPSGDLSGRALWELPAVGVPGLEARCRRAAVDNIATGLDVRSPTSRRWYHLRIIPVPDGWTVYLSDVTEKREKRARHAAEERAAAERTARIGGLTRALAEALTVQDVVSAVAERVLPLFGATGLIVQAFGPGGVQTVESVGYPRSYVDRLRDQPENSPLNQALRDGVPKFIDSPQELQAHFPGLGAFAALGGKRAWAFLPLLVSGRVVGGCVISFNRPRRLKDAERGLLIALSGLLAQTLERARLYDAEHHRAQELQRGLLPRALPLLPAVTAAACYHPASEGALGGDWYDVIPLSGDRVALVIGDVMAHGLSEAATMGRLRTAVHAFAGLEVPPDEVLSHLNDLVSDLGEDFYATCLYALYDPATGTCVTSCAGHPPPAVVDPDGTVRLLDLAADPPLGAAIPPFETTELVLPEGSLLVLYTDGFVESAHRDIDAGIAELTAALAIPSDTTRPASEPAGQRTWSDGQEQTNEVERLDQLCASLTSAMLPELEHTDDDAAVLVARVHALPAETMATWTLPEDPVAAGQARAHIRSQLAEWQLDDLVMTTELLASEMVGNVVRHAKGPLRLRLVRSRALICEVYDGSLTTPRIRRARDTDEGGRGLQLIAALSQRWGVRYMFDGKCIWTEQPLPDAPPTHTAGLAKG
- a CDS encoding alpha/beta hydrolase encodes the protein MICPSGSAGPGLAPGGRAIAEKATAAPRWPPCPLRASGQSTRQAPNCGAAPELNALNTTLGCEGWPVGGHSSPARSLSGSSTPVRLVQSRYDNATPTALGEVRGPAVGHGP
- a CDS encoding ABC transporter permease codes for the protein MMELRSTLTGRIVLTAVATVILLFLALPIVVILVTSFSSNAFGSFPPDSWTLTWYKALFADGSKWPAAMSMSALIACLSTVFSLIIGVTAATALTRSELPLRSAVYALVLGPLLIPQIVTALGLFLLFEPASMLGSPLAIALGHTVLASPIAVLILVATLRGIDERLEDAAASMGAGRMTIARRITFPLAAPGMIAAAVFSFITSFDEFYISQFLSSINTVTLPVQVYNSLTFDIDPSVTAVSAILIAFAILALALVAVVRWLGSGRQNALLSVETTAGIAPTGGEAA
- a CDS encoding ABC transporter permease translates to MAALTATAPARPRKCLASRRTRVGLLYALPVVVFLLVLFVYPIFSTLFLSLKNTDGSLTLHWYAEALTGVNLSVLFTTVRISAETALFSLVFGFVLANAISRLKPLWAGVAMLIVVVPHFISALVRTYGWIILLGDKGLVNETMAHLWVPGAPFQLLYNEIGVVIGTTSVMLPYTVLLLYGVMRGVDRRLLAAAASMGAGRVTIFRRVYLPLVAPGLASAGLLSFILSLGYYITPALMGGPQQTMIATLINQQVMKQNQWNGAAAEGVVLLLMTFAGLLLVKLVTSLGASAKKRSTS
- a CDS encoding ABC transporter ATP-binding protein, which translates into the protein MAEFGVAAPSVEVAGGKPATTTGKALSVVALRKTYGDVVAVDEASMEIAAGEFVTFLGASGSGKTTTLMMIAGFCEPDSGTITVGGRDVTRFAPQKRNLGFVFQQYLLFPHMTVHENVAFPLTLRGVPKDEIRRRVWETLEIAGLSGFGNRKPRELSGGQQQRVALCRALVYRPPVILMDEPLGALDKKLRDQLQVEIKTIQQELGLTVIYVTHDQEEALVMSDRIAVMRNGLIEQFDTPRELFERPRTPFVADFLGAANFLPGHVLQNTDEHTVVRLDQSGGLLKARRHDLASGTQVKVAVQPGRLRACALDEGFCAGTVETAAYVGTLVRAGVRVDGGDAPLLRLEVPAGRGPVTGERIGITADPEDVNLFPTEQGG
- a CDS encoding ABC transporter substrate-binding protein, with protein sequence MEAQRIGRRTLFRTAGGLAAAAALPTLAACGSGTSRAASGGGKGGGKTVVVRNSGGSWGDACQKAIFTPFTAETGINVQVTNVEGTQMLAQFKQGRPQFDLIDIGMMDLAKFTALDALEKLDLDRIKSLKSAKIPEPQVTGHAVAYSLYANCMGYRTDAFGGKKPESWADFWDTRAFKGSRSMCSADGDLPELEFALLADGVPMDKLYPLDVDRAFKVLSRLRSDIKKFWDSGPLPGVLLSRQEVTMSTVWDGRLAVLQKQGVPVARQLNGARRQFQGYGIAKGAAHVDAAYQLMDYSLRPEVQASLVKLFPSSPSSPVVYGKLTEEERNSLVGAPQYYDKGFDLDVDWWLKNEAAVNKRWLEWARG